One Microtus ochrogaster isolate Prairie Vole_2 unplaced genomic scaffold, MicOch1.0 UNK26, whole genome shotgun sequence genomic region harbors:
- the Rasgrp3 gene encoding ras guanyl-releasing protein 3, producing the protein MGSSGLGKAATLDELLSTCIEMFDDNGELNDSYLPRIVLLMHRWYLSSTELAEKLLCMYQNARGEGCDVFRLKVCYFMRYWILKFPAEFNLDLGLIRMTEEFREVASQLGYEKHLSLMDISSVPSYDWMRRVTQRKKVSKKGKACLLFDHLEPIELAEHLTFLEHKSFRRISFTDYQSYVIHGCLENNPTLERSIALFNGISKWVQLMVLSKPSPQQRAEVITKFINVAQKLLQLKNFNTLMAVVGGLSHSSISRLKETHSHLSSEVTKNWNEMTELVSSNGNYCNYRKAFADCDGFKIPILGVHLKDLIAVHVIFPDWMEENKVNIVKMHQLSVTLSELVSLQNASHHLEPNMDLINLLTLSLDLYHTEDDIYKLSLVLEPRNSKSQPTSPTTPNKPVVPLEWASGVIPKPDPTIINKHIRKLVESVFRNYDHDHDGYISQEDFESIAANFPFLDSFCVLDKDQDGLISKDEMMAYFLRAKSQLHCKMGPGFIHNFQEMNYLKPTFCEHCAGFLWGIIKQGYKCKDCGANCHKQCKDLLVLACRRLARAPSLGSNPGSLPGSPALPPVQDEVFEFPGVTAGHRDLDSRAITLVTGSSRKISVRLQRATTSQATQTEPVWSEAGWGDSGSHTFPKMKSKFHDKAAKDKGFAKWENEKPVAQPGVDVVDRGTAYEPDQDEGQDEAKQDGEDG; encoded by the exons ATGACAATGGAGAATTGAATGACAGCTATTTGCCAAGAATAGTTCTGCTGATGCACCGGTGGTATTTATCTTCCACTGAACTGGCAGAAAAACTCCTCTGCAT GTATCAGAATGCCAGGGGAGAAGGCTGTGACGTGTTCCGACTGAAGGTCTGCTATTTCATGAG GTATTGGATTCTGAAATTCCCTGCCGAGTTTAATTTGGATCTCGGTTTGATTCGTATGACTGAGGAGTTCCGGGAAGTCGCTAGCCAACTAGGCTATGAAAAGCACCTCAGCCTCATGGACATATCCAGCGT CCCTTCCTATGACTGGATGAGGAGAgtcacacagaggaaaaaagTATCGAAAAAGGGGAAGGCTTGTCTCTTATTTGACCATCTGGAGCCCATTGAGTTGGCAGAGCACCTCACTTTTCTGGAGCATAAATCTTTTCGAAGGATCTCA TTCACCGATTATCAGAGCTACGTCATCCATGGCTGCTTGGAGAATAACCCAACTTTGGAGCGATCTATTGCTTTATTTAATGGAATCTCTAAGTGGGTCCAGCTGATGGTTCTCAGCAAACCAAGTCCCCAGCAAAGGGCAGAAGTCATCACCAAGTTCATCAATGTAGCACAG aAACTCCTTCAGCTAAAAAATTTTAACACCTTGATGGCAGTGGTTGGCGGCCTTAGTCATAGCTCCATTTCCCGACTCAAAGAGACCCATTCTCACCTCTCTTCAGAGGTTACAAAG aACTGGAATGAAATGACAGAGTTGGTCTCTTCCAATGGCAATTATTGCAATTACCGCAAGGCCTTCGCCGACTGTGATGGCTTCAAAATCCCCATCCTTGGCGTGCACTTAAAAGACTTGATAGCCGTCCATGTCATCTTCCCAGACTGGATGGAAGAGAACAAAGTGAACATCGTGAAAATGCACCAGCTCTCCGTTACCCTGAGTGAACTGGTCTCCCTGCAGAATGCCTCTCACCACTTAGAACCTAACATGGATTTGATCAACCTGCTCACT CTTTCTCTGGACCTCTATCACACTGAGGATGATATTTACAAACTGTCGCTGGTGCTGGAGCCTAGAAATTCCAAATCG cAGCCTACCTCCCCCACAACACCCAACAAGCCTGTGGTGCCCCTGGAGTGGGCTTCAGGGGTGATACCAAAGCCAGACCCCACCATCATCAACAAACACATAAGGAAGTTGGTGGAG TCTGTGTTTCGAAACTATGATCATGATCACGATGGCTACATCTCCCAAGAGGACTTTGAGAGCATAGCTGCCAATTTCCCCTTCCTGGATTCCTTCTGTGTGCTAGACAAAGACCA GGATGGCCTAATTAGCAAAGATGAAATGATGGCCTATTTTCTGAGAGCTAAATCCCAGCTACACTGCaaaatgggaccaggatttatccataaTTTTCAGGAGATGAATTATCTCAAGCCGACCTTCTGTGAACACTGTGCGGGATTT CTCTGGGGCATAATCAAACAAGGCTACAAATGCAAAG ACTGTGGAGCCAACTGTCACAAACAGTGCAAAGACCTCCTGGTTCTGGCCTGCAGGAGACTTGCCCGGGCACCTTCGCTGGGCAGCAATCCTGGGTCACTGCCTGGAAGCCCAGCCTTGCCCCCAG tGCAGGATGAAGTGTTTGAGTTTCCTGGGGTCACTGCTGGACACCGGGACCTGGACAGCAGAGCCATCACACTGGTCACGGGCTCTTCTCGTAAAATCTCCGTGAGGCTACAGCGAGCCACCACTAGTCAAGCTACCCAGACAGAACCTGTGTGGTCAGAGGCTGGCTGGGGAGACTCGGGGTCCCACACATTCCCCAAAATGAAATCCAAGTTCCATGACAAAGCAGCTAAGGACAAAGGTTTTGCCAAGTGGGAAAACGAGAAGCCCGTGGCACAGCCTGGTGTGGATGTTGTAGACCGAGGCACCGCGTATGAACCTGACCAGGATGAAGGGCAAGATGAAGCCAAACAGGATGGTGAG GATGGCTGA